ACCTGCATCGAGGCGATGGCCGCGACCCAGGGGCACACCCAGTCGCTGCACACCAACGCGCTGGACGAGGCGCTGGCCCTGCCGACGGACTTCTCCGCGCGCATCGCGCGCAACACCCAGCTGCTGATCCAGCAGGAGTCCAACACCACCCGTCCGGTCGACCCGTGGGGCGGTTCGTATTACGTCGAATGGCTGACCCATCAGCTGGCCAACCGGGCCCGTGCGCACATCGAAGAGGTGGAAGCGCACGGCGGCATGGCCCAGGCGATCGGCGAGGGCATCCCGAAGCTGCGCATCGAAGAGGCCGCGGCCCGCACCCAGGCCCGGATCGACACCGGTCAGCAGCCGGTGATCGGGGTCAACAAGTATCAGGCCGAAGAGGATCAGCAGGTCGAGGTCCTCAAGGTGGAGAACTCGCGGGTGCGCGCCGAGCAGATCGAGAAGCTGCGCCGGCTTCGCGCCGAACGGGATTCGGGCGAGGTCGAGCGGGCGCTCGCCGAATTGACCAGGGCCGCGGCGTCTTCCGAGGGAGGAATGGCGAACAACCTGCTCGCCCTGGCCATCGACGCCGCCCGCGCCAAGGCCACGGTCGGTGAGATCTCCGACGCGCTGGAGCAGGTGTACGGCAGGCACCAGGCGGAGATACGTACGCTTTCCGGTGTGTACCGCGACGAGGCAGGCAAGGTCACCAACATCACCACCGCGAGCGATCTGGTCGAGGAGTTCGCCGAGGCGGAGGGTCGTCGTCCGCGCATCCTGGTCGCGAAGATGGGACAGGACGGCCACGACCGCGGTCAGAAGGTGATCGCCACCGCCTTCGCCGATCTCGGCTTCGACGTCGACGTGGGCCCGCTGTTCCAGACCCCCGAAGAGGTGGCGCAGCAGGCGGCCGACAACGACGTGCACGTCGTCGGTGTGTCGTCGCTGGCGGCCGGCCACCTCACGCTGGTGCCCGCTCTGCGGCAGGCGCTGGCCGAGGCGGGGCGACCCGACATCATGGTCATCGTCGGCGGCGTCATCCCGCCGGACGATTTCGCCGCGCTGTACGAGGCGGGCGCGGCGGCGATCTTCCCGCCGGGCACCGTGATCGCCGATGCCGCGATCGACCTGCTGAAGAAGCTCGCGCACGAGCTCGGCCACGAAATCGGCAGCGGCGCCGGCGCATCCGCCGCCACCGAATGACCGGTCGGGACACTCCCGCGACCGCCGGCGACCTTCGGGCGGGTTCGCCCGCCGAAGGTCGCCGTCCGTCGCGCGGTCGGGCGATCGATGTCGAGGCGTTGGCGAAGTCGATCCAGGCCGGCGAGCGTGCCGCGCTGGCGCGGGCGATCACCCTGGTCGAATCGACCCGTTCGGATCACCGCGACCTCGCCCAGCAGCTGCTGCTGCGGCTGACCCCCGACGCGCACAGTTCGGCGACCGCGAACGTGTCGAATCGGGTTGGTATCACCGGTGTTCCGGGTGTCGGCAAGTCGACCTTCATCGACGCGCTCGGCATGGACCTGATCGGCAAGGGGCATCGCGTCGCGGTGCTCGCGGTCGATCCGTCGTCCACCCGCACCGGTGGCTCCATCCTCGGCGACAAGACCCGGATGGCGCGATTGTCGGTGGAGCGCAACGCCTATATCCGGCCCTCACCGACCGCGGGCACGCTCGGTGGCGTGGCGAAGGCGACCCGCGAGACCATCGTGCTGCTCGAGGCCGCCGGTTACGACGTCATCCTGGTGGAGACCGTCGGCGTCGGCCAGTCCGAGGTGACCGTCGCCAACATGGTCGATGTGTTCTGCTTTCTCACCCTGGCGCGCACCGGAGATCAGTTGCAGGGCATCAAAAAAGGTGTGCTGGAGCTGGCTGATCTGGTGGCGGTGAACAAAGCCGACGGCAAGCACGAGATGGAGGCGAAAGCCGCCGCCCGCGAGCTGACCGGTGCCCTGCGCCTCATCCATCCGCACGACGCGCTTTGGCGCCCACCGGTACTCACCATGAGCGGCCTGGAAGGCGTTGGCCTGGACAAGTTCTGGGACACCGTCCTGCAGCACCGCCGCGTCCTCACCGACGCGGGCGAATTCGACGAGAAACGCCGCCGCCAGCAGATCGACTGGACCTGGACCATGGTCCACGACCAGCTCCTGCGCCGCCTCGCCGACAACCCCCACGTAAAAGCCATCCGCACCGAAGTCGAAGCCCAAGTCCGCGAAGGAACCCTCACCGCCGCCCTAGCCGCCGAACAACTCCTGCGCGCCTTCGACACCCGCTGAGCGTATTGCGAACGGGTTGACGACGATTGCCGCGGTGTCTTCGAAATCCTTGACGTTGCGGGTTACTACGGTGAGGCCGTGGGTCAGGGCGGTTGCGGCGATGAGGCCGTCGGCCATGTCGATCGAGGGGGCGCTGAGGCGGGACCAGGTGCGGGCGATGTCGGCGGTGACGGGGAGGATGCGGTCGCTGTAGCGGGATTCGATGTCGGAGATGGCGGTGTCGAATTTGTCTGCGCGTGCGTTGTCGCCGCGTCGGCGCAAGAGGGCGACGCCGCGGCGTAGTTCGCCGAGGGTGATCACGCTGAGCCACTGGTCGGCTTGTCGTGTCGCACGGAACCAGTCGAGTACTGCGGGAGCGGGTTTCGGGCGCATCAATTCGGACAGCACATTGGTGTCGAGCAGGTAGGTCATGCGGTGATCACCCGGCCGCGGAGTCGGGGGTGGGTGCGTCGAACAGATCCACGTCGCGGGGCTTGCTGTGCTGCCGGTCGGCCGTGACCTCGTCGATTACATCGGCGACCTCGTCGCCGAGGCCCGCGAAGGTGACGAGCAAATGGTCGACGAAGCTGATGTCGGGCCGGGTGAGCCTGCGGTATTCGTTGATGTCGACGACCACGGCCACCGCGTCCCCGTGCCGGGTGATGGTCTGCGGCTCCGTCTCCGCGGCGCGTAGCACCTCGGAGAAACGCTGTTTCGCCTCCTGAACCTGCCACTGCATGGTGCTGTCTCCTGCCTCTATCGTCATCGGCTGCATCTAGACAGTCTAGACATAGACAGTAGGGCTGTCGAGTGGTGTGGCTGCCGGTTTGGGTGGGCGCATCTCGCGGTGTGGCGAATCAGCTTGCGTCGCCCAGGGATTCGAGAAGGATGCGCAATGTGGCGGCGAGCTGGTCGCGTTGTGCGGTCGACAGGGGGGCGAGTAGGCGCTCTTCGGTCGAGACGTGGTCGGGGAGGGCCGCGTCGATGAGGGTGTGGCCGGCGGCGGTGAGGGTGACGCGGACGCCGCGGCCGTCGGATTCGCTGCGGGAGCGGCGGACCAGGCCGCGTTCTTCGAGGCGGTCCAGGCGCTGGGTGATGGCGCCGGAGGTGACCATGGCGGAGTGCATCAGCTCGGTGGGGGTCAGGGTATGCGGCGGCTCGCTGCGGCGCAGGGTGGCCAGGACGTCGAAGGAGGCCGGGTCGAGGTCGTGGGCGGCGAAGGTCCGGCGCAGTTCGACGCCGGTGAGCTGGGTCAGCCTGGACAGCCGCCCGAACACCGACATGGGAGAGACATCCAGGTCAGGGCGTTGAGCCTGCCATTGCGCGAGCACTCGGTCGACGTGATCGGTCACTCTCGCACTCTAGCGAATACCTCAGCGGTGAGATACTTCATAGCCCGGATTGCTTAGCCCTAAGTTAGATTTCTTAGAGCTAAGCAATCCGAGGTGGAGGAGAGATCATGCGCATCACGGTGTTCGGCGCGACCGGTGACGTCGGCAGCCGGGTGGTGGCCGAGGCCCTGGCCAGGGGGCATGAGGTGCTCGCGGTCGTCCGCGATCCCGCGAAGGCGGCCGCCGTGCCCTCGGCCGCCGAGGTCCGGGTCGGTGACGCGAGCAACCTGGACGACGTCGTATCACTCAGTGCCGGACAGGATCTGGTGATCACCGCGACCCGCCCGCCGGTGGGGCAGGAGCACGAGTTGCCCGCGCTCACCTCGGTGCTGTTGACGGCGCTGGCGCACGTCGGGGTCCGGCTGCTCGTGGTCGGGGGCGCCTCGACGCTGCGCGTACCCGGCGCCGATGACGTCACGCTGCACGAAACCCCGGATTTCCCCGCCGAATTGCGACCGATCGCGCAGGCCTGCGCCGAGCAGTTCGCGCTGGTGCACGCCGAAGAGGTCGCGGACTGGACCTATCTGAGTCCGCCAGCGGAACTCGTGCCGGGCGAGCGCACGGGCGTCTATCGCCTCGGTGCCGACGAGTTGCTCGCCCGCGCCGATGGTGTGTCGACCATTTCGATGGAGGATTTCGCGGTCGCCCTGCTCGACGAGGCGGAACGCCCCGCGCACCGGCGCGCCCGTTTCACCGTCTCCGCCGTCTGACCGCTATTCGAGGTCGAACAGTTCCGCCGCGTTGCGGTAGCAGACCCGGCGCAGCCAATCATCGCCCATATCCAGTCGTTCCAGCGCGTACACGGCGTGGTCGTAGGTGTAGGGAATGTTCGGGAAATCGCTGCCGAAAAGAATGCGGTCGCCGAGGGCCTGCATGCGGCCGCGTTCGGCGTCGGGAAACGGATCCACTTCTTCGAAGAAATCGGTGAACGTCATGGTCGTGTCCAACCGGAGCCGCGGGTATTCCTCGGCCAGATCGAAGAATTCGGTGTACTCCGGCGCACCCATGTGCGCGATGATGAGCCGTAGCCGCGGAAAGCGGCGCAGCAGTGCGGCAATGGGTGCGGGCCCGGTGAATTCGCCGGGGACCGGCCCGGAGCCGCAATGGATCAGCACCGGTGTCGCGGACTCCTGGATCAATGCCCACACGGGATCGAGCAACGGATCGCCGGGATGGAAGCGGCCGACCTGGATGTGCACCTTGAACAGGCGCGCACCGCGCTCCAGCGCCGTGCGCACGTAGACTTCGGCGCCGGGCTCCGGATAGAACGTCGCGGTGTGCAGGCAATCCGGTGTGCGCTCGGCGAATTCGGCGGTCCACTCGTTGAGCCAGGCCGCCATCTCCGGTTTGTGCGGGTAGACCAGCGCGCTGAACGCGCGAACACCGAAGCCGCGCAACGTCTTCAACCGCACCTGCTCGTCGTCGCGGTAGGTGATGGGCCAGGCGCGGGCGGTGAGCGGACCGGCGGCGTCGAAGTAAGCCCACACCTTCTGCATCACCGGTTCAGGCATGAAATGGGTGTGCACGTCGATGATTCCGGGCAGGCCGAGCCGCGCGCGGAACTCGGCGAGATACGCGGTGTCGTCTTGGTCGCCGCTCACGGTCGCTCCTGTCACTGCTCGGGCGCGGGCGGGTGGATCGCCCGCGCGAAATCGCCGATCCGGCTGATCAGGCGATCGAAGAACAAGTCCTGGTCGGTGCCGATCACGATGTCCGCGTTGGGTTCCCGGCCCCACATGCCCGCCCAGTCGGCCACCGTCGTCGCGCGGGTCAGTGTTCCGGCGAGTTCGACGTCGACGGTCGCGGGCCGGGTGACGGCCGAAGCCGGGTCGAGCGCGACCGCCGCCGCGAACGGGTCGTGCATGTGCGCGAGATAGCCGAGGTCGTAGAGCTGGTGGAAGTCGAAGTAGAACCGGACCGCGTCCGTAACGTGCCGGACGATCGGATTGCTCGCCGCCGACCTGGTCCCGACCGGATCGGTGGGCGAAACCGCTTCGACCGGTTGGCTGCCCGCGCGCTCGGCGAGCAACGCCAGGTGCTTCGGGCGCATCTCGATCGTTTCGGTGATGTCCAGCGCACACACGATCGGCCTGCGGTCGGGCGGGGCGGCGGAGAACGCGTCGAACACCTCCTTCGCGGCCTCGGGGTCGACGTGCACGTTCCATTCGTTGGTGGGCGTGGTGTTGCCGGGGTGGTTGAACGCGCCACCCATGATCACCAGGCGGTGCAGCAAGGCCGGCAGGTCGGGCGCCAAGCGCAGGGCGAGCGCCAGATTGGTGAGTGGGCCGGTACAGAGTCCGACGATCTCGCCGGGGTGGGCGCGCACCAGATCGACCCACATCTGTGCGGCGCTGCGCGGCGACAGTGTGCGATCAGACGTGGGCAGTTCGGCATAGCCGACACCGTGCGGACCGTGGGTGTCCTCGGTGGTGCGCAGCGGGATCGCGAGCGGTGCCGGCGCGCCGAGCGCGACCTCGATCTCGGGTGCGCGGCACACGTCGAGCCAGGCGAGGTTGTTCGCCGCGACCTGTGCCGCGGGCACGTTGCCCGCGGTCGACGCGATGCCGATGATCTGCGCCTCGGGAGAGGCGAGCAGATAGAGCAGCGCGAGGGAATCGTCGACCCCGGTATCGACATCCATGATGATCTTCTGCCGCACTCCACGAGACTAGCCTCGCTGCGCCCCGCGCTCGCCGCCCGGGACCGCTGGCACATGCGTCTGGCACAAATGTCTGATCACGTTGTAACCTGGCCGGATGGGAAACCGGGAAGATCTGCTGGCGGGTGCGCGCAAAGCCATCGTCGAGCGCGGCGTCGCCAAGACCACGGCCAGGGATATCGCGGCCGCCGCGGGCGTGAGCCTGGCCGCGATCGGTTACCACTTCGGTTCCAAGGAACAGTTGATCACCGAGGCGCTCGCCGACGCGCTCGGCACGGCGATCGGCGACAACATGGAGTCGATGATCCGGGAGAGCAGCGGTGTCCCGCTGCTCGCCGGATTCGCGCAACTGTGGAACGGCATGCCCGAGGTGTTCGCGCAGAACCGGGACAGCATGGTCGCCAGCATGGAGAACATCGTGCGGGTCGCGCGGTCGAGCGAGGCGAAGGATTTCTACGCCGAGAGCCTGCCGGCGATCTACCGCGAGATGGGCGCGGCGCTGCGGACGGCCCACCCGAACCTTACCGAGGAGCAGGCCGAGTCGATCGCCCAGCTGTATTTCGTGCTGGCGCAAGGGCTCGGCGTGCTCTGGGTCATCGCGCCGAACGGCGCACTGCCGGACGGGAACCGGCTGGCCGAAGCCCTGACGGCGATCGCGGGCGACCGCGCCGCAGGTGCATGACCGGCCGGAACCCGCTGGTGCTCAGTGCTCTTCGTTCAGCACGCCCGCCGGGACGTGTCGCAGCCGCAGCACCGCGATCACCGAGAGGACAACGGCCGCGACCGCGGTGATCCCCGCCGTGACGTGCACGCCGTGCAGGAACGCCGCCCGCGCCGCGAGCAGCACCGCCTCGCCGAGCTCGCCGGGCAGCCCCGCGCTCGTTTCCACCGCGGCACCCAGGGTGTCGCGCACCGAGCGGCCGGCCTCCGCGGGCAGTCCGGCGGGCAAGCTCTCGGCCAGATCGCCGCGGTACAGCGCGATACTGATGCTGCCGAGGATCGAAATGCCCAGTGCGCCGCCGAGTTCCGCGCCGGTCTCGGACACACCCGAGGCCGCCCCGGCCTGCTCCGGCGGCGCGGAGCCGACGATCAGCTCGGTGGTGATGCCGAACACCGGCGCCATCCCGAGCGAACTGACGATCGACGCGGCGACCGCGAGCGCGAGGCCGCCCGTGACGGCGAGCTGCGTCATCATCACCATGCCGACCGCGGTCGCGGCCATGCCGGCGCCGATCACGTACGCGGGCCGCACCACCCGCACGATGCGCGGCGCGAGCTGGGAACCGACGATGAAACCCAGGCCCGAGGGCGCCATCGCGATACCGGTGCCGAGCGGGGAGAGCCCGAGCACCAATTGGAAGTACTGCGCGACGAACAGGAAGTAGCCGAAGGCGACGAAGATGCCGACCACGTTGATCAGCAACGCGATCCGGAACGTGCCGAGCCGGAACAGCCGCAGGTCGAGCATCGGGTCGGGCCGGTGCAACTGCCTGCGCACGAACACGATTCCCGCCGCGACGCCGGCCGCCAGCGCGAGCAGCGCGGTGCCGCCGATGCCGTCCTGCGCGATCTTCTTCATGCCGAACACCAGCGCGATCATGGTCGCGACACACAGCGCCGCGCTCACCGGATCCAGTGTGGCGGCGGCATCGTCACGGAACTCCGGCAGCACCTTCGGCCCGATCACCAGCAGCAGCGCCATCACCGGCACCGCGAGCAGGAAAACCGAACCCCACCAGAAGTATTCGAGCAGCACGCCACCGAACAGCGGGCCCACCGCGCCGCCCGCGGAGAACGCGCCGATCCACACGCCGACCGCGACCGAGCGCTGCCGCATATCGCGAAACATGTTGAAGATCAACGACAACGTGGACGGCGCCAGGGTCGCGCCCGCGATGCCGAGCAGCGCCCGGCACAGGATCAGGGTCTCCGCGGTGGGCGCGAAGGCGGCGATCACCGAAACCACCGCGAAGGCCGCGGCGCCCGCGAGCAGCAACCGGCGGCGTCCGATGCGATCGCCGAGCGTGCCCATCGTGATCAGCAATCCGGCCACCATGAAACCGTAGATGTCGATGATCCACAGCAGCTGCGAGCTGGTGGGGTGCAGGTCGGCGCTGATCATCGGCACGGCCAGGTGCAGCACCGTGAGGTCCATCGCGTAGACGAGACAGGCGAGGGCGAGCACGCCGAGCCCGATCCACTCACGTCGCCCGGCTCGGGGCAGCGCCGCGCCCGGTGGGCGGTCGAGGGTGCTGTCCACGGGGTCGGGCCCTTCTGCTGCGATGTCCAGGAGCGTCATGCCTGTTCTGACGAAACAGGCAGTCCCATCTCATCGGTCACCGACCGGAAACCGCAAACGATTTTCCGCAGCCCGCAGCCCGCAGCCCGCAGCCCGCAGCCCGCAGCCCGCAGCCCGCAGCCCGCAGCCCGCAGCCCGCAGCCCGCAGCCCGCAGCCCGCAGCCCGCAGCCCGCAGCGTGTCGAGTGCCCGCCGAGCGCGGACCGTGCCCGCCGAGCGCCGACCGTGCCCGCCGACTGCCGACTGCCGACGCGACTGCCGCCTCCGACTGCCGACTGCCGACGCGACTGCCGCCTCCGACTGCCGAGCGCCGACCGCGACTGCCGCCTCCGACTGTCGCCCGCGACTGCCCCGCACCGCCCGCGGCGACCGAGCGCCGACCGTCTGACAGCTACCCCCGCGGCTAATGCGTCCGCAACGGCCAGGCGGGCCGATCGTTGCCATAGGCGGGGGCGGGCCACGTATACGCGGGGTACTCCGCGATCGCCGGTGCGGCGGTGCACGCTTCCCCGTGATAGACCGCGGTAGCGGGGTCGGGTGCGGCCGCCTGCGGATGGCGTGGCGTGCGATCCGGGGCGTTGAGCAGCCAGGAGGCCGTGCGCGCCAAGGAGACTCGCACGTCGCGCCCGATCCCGTCGGTGGCGCGCGCGGTGAGCGCGTCGATCACGCCCGCCGCGAGCAGGTAGCCGGACGCGTGATCGAGCGCCTGGGCGGGCAGTGTGCCGGGCACCGCGGGCGAGCCCTCGGCGATCGCGATGCCGGAGGCCGCCTGCACGATGCTGTCGAAGCCGCGCCGGCCACCCCACGGCCCGAACTCGCCCCACGCCGAGACGCGCCCGTGGATGAGCCCGGGGCGTCTGGCCGCGGTGACGCCCGCGTGCGCGAGCGCGCCGGGCCGATAGCCGGTGACCAGCACGTCCGCGGCGGTGAGCAGGTCGTTGAACTGAGGCAGCCGGTCCCGCAGATCCAGCAGCGTGGACCGCTTGCCCTGCCCGGTGTCGGCGTACTGCCACGGGATCTCGGGCAGGTGCGGCGGGTCGACCCGCAGCACCTCCGCGCCGAGCAGGGCGAGGGTCCGGGTGGCGACGGGCCCGGCGATCACCCGGGTCAGGTCGAGCACGCGCAGGCCGCGCAGCGGCTGGAAAGGTGCTGCGCCCATGGGCAATCCGGGTTCGCCGCGGTCGGGGCGGCGTTCGATCGCGACGACCGGCCCGGCCGCTGCGGAGCGGCCCGCGGGGCTCTGCGCCCACTCTTGTTCGGTGCGCACCCGCACCGCGATCGCGCCGTGCGCGGCGGCGTGGTCTTCGATATCGACGGCCCGGCTCATCGCCATCTGCGCGACCGCGAGGTCCACGGGCGCGTCGATCGGCAGCCCGAGCGCGGTGAGCAATCGGTCGCGGTGGTGCGGATAGTTGGCGTGCGTGCGGACCCATCCGTCATAGGTCGGGAAGAACCCGGACAGGTCGGCGAACATGGTCGCGGGCGCACCGTGGAAGCGCAGCAGGCGTTCGCTGGAGAACGCGGCGGTGATCCGGACGGGGTCGATGCGGTGCGCCACCGGATCGAGGCCGCGGATCGTGCGCAGGCGGTTGGCCGCGGCGGTGAGCGCGGCGACCGATCCGGCGGCCAGTGCCCAGACCGGTAGTGTCGCAGCGAGATTGCTGCCGGGGTCGGGGGCAGGCGTAATGGCGGAGGGGGTGACACCGATTCCGGCTTCGTAGTCGTGGACCAGCCGTGTGTGCGCGTTCACGCGAACGAGCGTAATAGTTCCAGCTGAGAAGGAGATCTACGTGGGCATGAAGATCGAGTCGGGCGAGTGGCTGCGGGTGCTGCGTGCCGACCCGGCTCCCCGGCGCTACCTGCTGTGTTTGCCGCCGGGCGGCGGTCCCGCCACCGCATATCGTGAATTCGCACAATGTTTCGGCGCGGGCACCGCGGTGCTGGCGGTGCAGTATCCGGGCAGGCAGGACCGCCTCGGCGAGGCGCCGATCACGGATCTGTGCGCGCTCGCGGACCTGATTGCCGAAGAGGTGCTGCGGCACGGGAACCTCGACGGGCTCGCGCTGTTCGGGCACAGCATGGGCGCGACGGTGGCGTTCGAAACGGCGCGGCGGCTCGAGCGCGGCGGCCGAGCGCTCACGGCCCTGTTCGTGTCCGGCCGTCCCGCACCGGCTTTCGTGGAGACGCAGCGGTTGCACCTCGGGTCGGACGAAGACCTGATCAAGGATCTGGAACGCCTGGCCGCCGACCCCGCGCCGATCCAAATGCTGCGGGACGAACCGAGTCTCGCGGAACTGGTGCTGCCCGCCGTTCGCGGCGACTACCAGGCCGTCGAAACCTATCGGTACACGCCGGGTGACCCACTGGCCGTCGATATCGCCGCGCTCGTCAGCACCGGCGATCCCACCATGCGACCGGAGCAGGCCGACGAGTGGCGCGAGGTCACCAGCGGAACCTTCGAGCGCACAACCTTTCCCGGCGGCCACTTCTTCGTGGACGAACGCCCGGCGGCGGTGGCGGAGGTCGTCGCGGCCCGGCTCGGCGAAGATCGCTCGCCCGCGTGATAGCCGAGAAGTATTGCCGCGGAAGGAACTAGCGAGCGGCCGGAAGGCGGGTGGCCGGCCCGGCCGCCCGTCGCCGCAGCACGGCGTAGCCCACCCAGGAGAGCACGACGACCACCGCGACGAGCACCCGGACCGCGCCGAGCGCGTGCTCCGGATAGATCACCCCGGTGATGTAGTGGTCGATGAAACCGCTCGGTGGCAGCCCCGCCTCGTCCGCTCGGTGGCGCGCCCAATTCTCCAGATGCGTGAGCGGGCAGTCGATGCCGAACAGCACCGTGCCGAATCCCCAGCCGAACGCGAGCACGTGCAGCCAGAGGGTGCGCGGCCACCGCCACGCCAGGTATCCACCGATCACCACGTACGCCACGAACACGAAATGCGCGGCGGCGGTGACATCGGCGAGCAACCGATACAGCACACCACCAGCTTAGCGATTCCGCCTCACCAGGGTGAGGGCTGATAATCCTTGAGGAAGCAGCCGTAGAGGTCGGTGCCCTGCTCGCCCTGCACGATCGGGTCGTAGACCCGGGCGGCGCCGTCGACCAAGTCCAGCGGAGCGTGGAAGCCCTCGTCTGCGAGGCGCATCTTCGTGTAGTGCGGGCGCTCGTCGGTGATCCATCCGGTGTCGACCGCGGTCATCAGGATGCCGTCGGCCTCGAGCATTTCGCGAGCGCTGGTGCGGGTCAACATGTTCAGCGCCGCCTTGGCCATATTGGTGTGCGGATGGCCGGGGCCCTTGTAGGCCCGGGAGAACTGGCCTTCCATCGCGGACACGTTGACGATGTACTTGCGCCGCGCGGCGGCCGCGGCCATGGCCGGCCGCAGCCGCGACACCAGGATGAACGGCGCGACCGAATTGCACAGCTGCACCTCGAGCAGCTCGGTGGGATCGACCTCGGCGACGGTCTGCACCCAGCTGTTGGTGTGCGCGAGGTCGGGCACCAGTCCGCCCGCGTCGATCGCGACGCCACGCGAAATGCGTTCGGGGGTGGCCGATCCCGCGACCAGCGCGAGTTCGGCGATATCGGCCGCGGACAGCGTCGGGGTGAGCGAGGCGGTGAGCGCGGTGGGGTGCGCCTGCATCGTCTTGCCGAAGGTGACCAGCTCGGGCAGCAGGCCCGCGGGCAGCGGCCCGGATTCGGCGTCGACCAGCGCGCTGTAGGCGCCGGGGGAGCGGCGCACGGTCTGGGCGGCGTTGTTGATCAGGATGTCCAGCGGGCCCTGCGCCGCCACGTCGTCGGCGAGCGCGACGACCTGGGCGGGATCGCGCAGGTCGATGCCGACCACGCGCAACCGGTGCAGCCAGTCCGCGCTGTCCTCCATCGCGGCGAAGCGGCGGACCGCGTCGTTCGGGAACCGGGTGGTGATCGTGGTGTGCGCGCCGTCGCGCAGCAACCGCAGCGCGATGTACATGCCGATCTTGGCCCGGCCGCCGGTGAGCAGGGCGCGCCGCCCGCTCAGATCGGTCCGTGCGTTCCGTTTGCCGTGGCTGCGCGCGGCGCACTCCGGGCACAGCTGGTGATAGAACGCGTCGACCTGGGTGTACTTCTGCTTGCAGATGTAGCAGGGCCGCGGCCGGATCAGCGTGCCCGCGCTGGCGCCCGCCGCGTTAGAGGCGAGCGGGATGCCCGCGGTCTCGTCGTCGATCCGCTGCGGCGAGCCGGTCGCGGTCGCGGCGACGACCTCGCGATCGGCGGCCGACACCGCCGCCCTGGCCTCGGTGCGCCGCCGCTGCTTGAGCTTCTTGAACATGTGGCCGACCGCGCGCTGCACCGCCACCGAGTCGGGATGGTCCTTCTCCAGTTGCCCGGCCTCGTCCAGTACGCGCAGACAGGTCGCGAGCTCGTCCGGATCAATCATGCTTTCGGCCATCGGTGGTACAGGCATCCTTTTGCTGAGCTGGGAAATCGACCCGCTCATTGTCGCAAACGCGTGAACCGGGTTGCCGCCCGGTTGCCTGCTCGGGCGGTTATGCGCGCAGCAGCCGCAGCGTCGTGTCCGCGGTCCCGCGCAGCAGCTCGATCGCTTCGGCGGTGGTCGGCGGCCTGCTGGTGGGAGTGGCGGTGACCGAGGACAGGCGCAGCCAGCTGATCTCGTAGGTGGTCCACCCGTGGCGGACGGCGAGGGTGACGCTGGTGGGCCGGGTGCCACCCGCGCTCTTGCGTTGTACGAGATACGCCTCGTCGCCGAGGCCGGACAGCGCGGTGATCTCGTCGTCCTCGGACAGCCGGGCCTGCGTCCAGGTCTGGAACCGAGCGGTGAATTCGGGGCCGGGATCGGTCTGCTTGTGCACCACCGCCCGCACCTTCACCGTGCTGTCGTCGCCGCGATCGAGCGCGCCGGGCGTGCTGAACCGGATCGTGCACGTCATCGTGTCCACGGCCGGGTGCAGAAGGGTTTGGTGCAGTGGGTATTTCGGGCCTGCCGCACTCGTGGGGGCGAGGGCGAACCCGGCGCGCAGATAGGGCGCGGTATCGGTGATCGCGCAGAGGTTGTCGACGTGGTGATAGCCCCGCAGATCGGGCGCGGCGGGGGTGGCTCGGTCGGTACCGGAGGTATCGAGCGAGGCGACGAACCAGAGCGCCGAGACCGCCGCCGCGGCGCCCAGTGCCCACTGCCAGCTCTTGCCGTGGGTGGACCCGCGCCAGGTCAGCGCGCGTCGTGGCGGCACCGTGCCGTCCGGATAAGGC
This genomic stretch from Nocardia brasiliensis ATCC 700358 harbors:
- the scpA gene encoding methylmalonyl-CoA mutase, which translates into the protein MTTREIKHVVGSFAEVPLTDPAAAPAAVDAAQVDAYVREAATANHYAPEQLTWSTPEGIDVPPVFTRADRDAVVAEGYPLDTVPGVAPFVRGPYPTMYVNQPWTIRQYAGFSTAADSNAFYRRNLQAGQKGLSVAFDLATHRGYDSDHPRVQGDVGMAGVAIDSILDMRQLFDHIPLDQVSVSMTMNGAVLPILALYVVAAEEQGVAPEQLAGTIQNDILKEFMVRNTYIYPPKPSMRIISDIFAYTSAKMPKFNSISISGYHIQEAGATADLELAYTLADGVEYIRAGIDAGMAVDKFAPRLSFFWAIGMNFFMEVAKLRAGRLLWSELVAKFEPKSAKSLSLRTHSQTSGWSLTAQDAYNNVARTCIEAMAATQGHTQSLHTNALDEALALPTDFSARIARNTQLLIQQESNTTRPVDPWGGSYYVEWLTHQLANRARAHIEEVEAHGGMAQAIGEGIPKLRIEEAAARTQARIDTGQQPVIGVNKYQAEEDQQVEVLKVENSRVRAEQIEKLRRLRAERDSGEVERALAELTRAAASSEGGMANNLLALAIDAARAKATVGEISDALEQVYGRHQAEIRTLSGVYRDEAGKVTNITTASDLVEEFAEAEGRRPRILVAKMGQDGHDRGQKVIATAFADLGFDVDVGPLFQTPEEVAQQAADNDVHVVGVSSLAAGHLTLVPALRQALAEAGRPDIMVIVGGVIPPDDFAALYEAGAAAIFPPGTVIADAAIDLLKKLAHELGHEIGSGAGASAATE
- the meaB gene encoding methylmalonyl Co-A mutase-associated GTPase MeaB, coding for MTGRDTPATAGDLRAGSPAEGRRPSRGRAIDVEALAKSIQAGERAALARAITLVESTRSDHRDLAQQLLLRLTPDAHSSATANVSNRVGITGVPGVGKSTFIDALGMDLIGKGHRVAVLAVDPSSTRTGGSILGDKTRMARLSVERNAYIRPSPTAGTLGGVAKATRETIVLLEAAGYDVILVETVGVGQSEVTVANMVDVFCFLTLARTGDQLQGIKKGVLELADLVAVNKADGKHEMEAKAAARELTGALRLIHPHDALWRPPVLTMSGLEGVGLDKFWDTVLQHRRVLTDAGEFDEKRRRQQIDWTWTMVHDQLLRRLADNPHVKAIRTEVEAQVREGTLTAALAAEQLLRAFDTR
- a CDS encoding type II toxin-antitoxin system VapC family toxin: MTYLLDTNVLSELMRPKPAPAVLDWFRATRQADQWLSVITLGELRRGVALLRRRGDNARADKFDTAISDIESRYSDRILPVTADIARTWSRLSAPSIDMADGLIAATALTHGLTVVTRNVKDFEDTAAIVVNPFAIRSAGVEGAQELFGG
- a CDS encoding type II toxin-antitoxin system Phd/YefM family antitoxin, coding for MQPMTIEAGDSTMQWQVQEAKQRFSEVLRAAETEPQTITRHGDAVAVVVDINEYRRLTRPDISFVDHLLVTFAGLGDEVADVIDEVTADRQHSKPRDVDLFDAPTPDSAAG
- a CDS encoding MarR family winged helix-turn-helix transcriptional regulator → MTDHVDRVLAQWQAQRPDLDVSPMSVFGRLSRLTQLTGVELRRTFAAHDLDPASFDVLATLRRSEPPHTLTPTELMHSAMVTSGAITQRLDRLEERGLVRRSRSESDGRGVRVTLTAAGHTLIDAALPDHVSTEERLLAPLSTAQRDQLAATLRILLESLGDAS
- a CDS encoding NAD(P)-dependent oxidoreductase, which produces MRITVFGATGDVGSRVVAEALARGHEVLAVVRDPAKAAAVPSAAEVRVGDASNLDDVVSLSAGQDLVITATRPPVGQEHELPALTSVLLTALAHVGVRLLVVGGASTLRVPGADDVTLHETPDFPAELRPIAQACAEQFALVHAEEVADWTYLSPPAELVPGERTGVYRLGADELLARADGVSTISMEDFAVALLDEAERPAHRRARFTVSAV